DNA sequence from the Streptomyces sp. MST-110588 genome:
CGGCCAGCAGGCGCGCGGTGAGCGTGCCGAACGAGGCGCGCATCCCCTCCTCGTCCAGCCCCCAGTAGCTGCCCGCCGCGTTCACCACCACGTCCGGCCCGTGGTCCGCCAGCAGGCGGCCGACGTCCGCGGGCGCGGCACGTACCACGTCCAGGGCCACCGCCGTCCGGGCGCCGGACACTTGGGCCGGGCGGCGGGAGACGGCGACGACGTCCCAGCCGTGGTGCGCGAAGGCCGCGCAGATGTGCCTCCCTACGAAACCGGTTCCGCCGAACACCATGGCCCGGCCGGCGTTCTCCATCCGGTGCGCTCCTTTCCCTTCCCTCGCCCGGCCCCTGCGGGCCCGGTTCTCCTGCCCCACGCCCTGCGGTCCCTTCGCTGGTCCCGCGCCCCGTTCAGGCCTTGTGGGCGCGGGCGTCCTGCCTGATGTGGTCGATCAGCCGCGCCTGGGCCAGGCTCGCGGCCCGGTCCGCGTCACCGCGCACCGTCCCCGCGACCTCCGCGCGGAAGGCGGCCAGCACCGCCTGGAACTGGTCGTGCGGTGCCGTTTCGCTCTCCTCCGTACGGCCGTTGCGGGTGTGGCGCAGCACCGGCCTGTGGTCGGGGGGCGGGGTGAACGCCCGCTCGGCCCGCAGCTCACCGTCCGTACCGACGATCTCGTAGTGACAGCGGTACGGACGCCCGAAACCCCACTCCAACTGCGCCGTCACCCCCTGCGGGGACACCAGCAGGGCGCTTCCGCCGGTGTCCGTACCGTTCTCGTGACGCAGTACCGCCCCGGCCACCTCCAGGCCGTGGCCCAGGTGCAGCAGCGCGGCACGTACCGGATAGACCGCGGCGTCCAGCAGCGCTCCGCCGCCCAGGCCGGGGTCCAGGCGGATGTCCCCCTGGGGGCGGGCGGGCACGGTGAAGGCGGCGGAGAAGGACAGGGGTGTGCCGACGGCGCCTTCGGCGACCAGCCGCCGCACCTCAGCGTGCCGGCGGTGGTGCGCGAACATCATGCTCTCGCGCAGGACCAGGCCACGGCGGCGGGCCAGCTCCTGGAGCCGGACGACCGTGGCGGCGTCGGTGGCCAGGGGCTTTTCGACGAGTACGTGTTTCCCGGCGGCCAGCGCCCGTTCGGCCCAGGGCGCGTGCAGGGCGTTGGGCAGCGGGATGTAGACGGCGTCAACGCCGGGGCGGGCCAGCGCCGTTTCGTAATCCGGTGCGGTGTCCGCGCCGAAGCGCTCGGCGAACCGGGCGGCCCGCTGAGGGCTCCTGCTGGCCACCACGGCGATCTCCGTACCGGCGAACGCCTCCATGGCCGGCAGCATGCGGCGCCAGGCGATGTCGGCGGCGCCCAGGACCGCGAAGCGCAGCGCGACGTCCGGCGACGGTGACGCAGCACGCCGTGCGATGTGGGGTACGGGGCCGCTCATGCCAGCGACAGGAGGGCGGCGAACAGGCTGCGGGCCTGGACGTTCAGGTAGTAGCCGTGCCGCAGCAGGCCCGTCATCTGCCGGGGCGTCACCCACATGAAGTCCTCGGGCACCTCCAGCTCGTGCCCCTCCCCCAGCTCGGCGATGCGGTAGCGGTTCTGGGCGTTCATGAACCGGCCGCCCTCCTCCGACTGCAGGGCGTCATAGACCAGGCGATCGCCCGCGGCGGCCTCGCGGCTGAAGCGCGGCGGGCGGCCCGGGTGGTTGCACGGCTGGTACTGCACCGTCGGGGCGAGTTCCAGCACGTCCGTACAGCCCGCCTCCGGCCGGGCGTGCAGCAGGACGTGCAGTACGCCGTTGACGCGGCGGGTGAGGAAGGCCACGACGCCCGGCCCGGCCGGTTCGACCAGGGGCTGGGTCCAGCCGGGGACCTCCCGGTTGCCGGCGGTGA
Encoded proteins:
- a CDS encoding Gfo/Idh/MocA family oxidoreductase, producing the protein MSGPVPHIARRAASPSPDVALRFAVLGAADIAWRRMLPAMEAFAGTEIAVVASRSPQRAARFAERFGADTAPDYETALARPGVDAVYIPLPNALHAPWAERALAAGKHVLVEKPLATDAATVVRLQELARRRGLVLRESMMFAHHRRHAEVRRLVAEGAVGTPLSFSAAFTVPARPQGDIRLDPGLGGGALLDAAVYPVRAALLHLGHGLEVAGAVLRHENGTDTGGSALLVSPQGVTAQLEWGFGRPYRCHYEIVGTDGELRAERAFTPPPDHRPVLRHTRNGRTEESETAPHDQFQAVLAAFRAEVAGTVRGDADRAASLAQARLIDHIRQDARAHKA